The DNA region CGATGAGCATGGGCGACCGGATCGTGGTGCTGGACAAGGGCGTGGTGCGGCAGGTCGGGACGCCGAAGGAGGTCTACGACGAGCCGGCCGACACGTTCGTGGCCACGTTCCTCGGCTCGCCCCCCATGAACCTGCTCGACAGCGGCGAGGTGATCGCCGGCTTCCGCCCGGAGACCCTGCTGCCGCGCGGAGCGGTGGCCGGCCCGGCGGTGCCGCTGGACGTGCGGGTGGAGGCGGTGGAGTTCCTGGGCTCCGAGCAGATCCTGCACGGCAAGGTGCAGGGCGGCCGGTTCGACGGGCGCGCGGTGATCTCGCGCATGACGATGGGCGCGAGCGCCGGGCTGGACGCGGGCGCGGTCCACCCGCTCGCGGTGGCGGAGCGCGACCTGCGCCTGTTCGACCGGAGCAGCCGCAAGCGCATCCCGGCCCGGGAGCTGGGGTGGCGGTGACGCCCGCCGACGCCGCCAGGCGGCCCGCCGCCAAGGCGCTCCGGGACGTCCCGCGGCGGCGGGGACCGTCGTCCGCGACCTGGCTCGGCGTGGCGATGTTCTCGCCCGCGGTGATCTACATCCTGGCGCTGGTGGGCCTGCCGCTCGTCCTGGCGTTCCTGTACAGCGTGAGCGACGTCACGGTCGGCTCGGAGGGCTGGCGGTTCGTCGGCCTCGACAACTTCCGCAGCGTGATGCGCAGCCCGGCGTTCCGCCGCTCGCTGCTCGACTCGTTCGTGTTCACCATCTCCACCCAGGTGATCGTGCTGGTCTGCGCCACCGCGCTGTCGCTGGCGCTGAAGGAGCGGTTCCGCGGGCGCGCCGCGGTGCGCTTCCTGATCCTGCTGCCGTGGGTCGCGCCCATCAGCCTGGGCGCCATCGGCTGGAAGTGGCTCCTCGACTCCATCTACTCGGTGGTGAGCTGGGTGCTGGCGAGGCTGCACCTCGTGAACGCGTTCGATCCGCCCATGTGGCTCGGCGAGCCCACCCTGGCGATGGGCTCGGTGATCGCCGTGCACTCCTGGCGGATGATCCCGTTCGCGACCGTGATCATGCTGGCCGGCCTGACCTCCATCCCCAAGGAGATCCCGGAGGCCGCCGCGGTGGACGGCGCCGGCTTCTGGCGCACGCACTTCGAGATCACGCTCCCGATGATGCGGCCCATCATCAACGTGGCGGTGCTGTTCGGCGTGGTCTTCACCTTCACCGACATGACCGTGGTCTACATCCTGACCCGCGGCGGCCCGTACGACACCACCCAGGTGCTGCCCTCGCTGGCGTTCTTCACCGGCGTGCTCGGCTCGGACCTGGCCGAGGGCGCCGCGATCTCGGTGTTCCTGGTGCCGATCCTGGTGGCGGTCGCGTTCCTGATGCTCCGGGTCGCGCACCGCGCCGAGGTGACGTGAGGAGGCGGGCGTGATCCGGACCCAGACGACGCTCGCGACGCGCGTCGGGCGGTGGACCATCGTGGCCGGGTTCGCGGTGCTGCTCGCGTTCCCGTTCTACTGGATGGCGATCACCTCGTTCAAGCAGACGTCGGACCTCTACGACGTCGAGCACAACCCCTTCATCTTCAACGCGGCGCCCACGCTCGACCACCTCCGCTTCCTGTTCGAGGAGACGCTGTTCCTGCGCTGGTTCTGGAACACCACCCTGGCCGGCGCGGCGGTGGTGGTCATCACGCTCCTCCTCGCGGTGCCGGCCGCCTACGCGCTGGCGCGGCTCACCGGCACGGCCGGCCAGCAGCTCGGCATCGGCATCTTCCTCACCTACCTCATCCCGCCCACCCTGCTCTTCATCCCCATGTCCCGGGTGGTCGCGGACCTCGGGCTGCAGGACACGCTCTGGGCGATCATCGTCACCTACCCGACGTTCACGGTGCCGTTCTCGATCTGGCTGCTGATGGGCTTCTTCAAGGCCATCCCCAAGGACCTGGAGGAGGCCGCGCTGGTGGACGGGCTGACCCGGTTCGGCGCCTTCGTGAGGCTGGTGATCCCGATCTCGGTCTCCGGGATCCTCACGGTGGTGATCTTCTCGTTCACGCTGGTGACGCAGGAGTTCGTGTACGCGCTCACCTTCATCTCGTCGGCCGAGCACCAGACCGTGAGCGTGGGCGTCCCCATCTACCTGGTGCGCGGCGACGTGTACTACTGGGGCTCGCTCATGGCCGCCTGCCTGCTGGCGAGCCTGCCCATCGCCATCGTCTACAACGTGTTCCTGGACCGCTTCATCGCCGGCTTCACGGTCGGCGCGGTGAAGTGAGCCGGCCCGCGCCCGGGCGTCCGCCCGCCGCTCGGCGGGCTCCGCCTCCCGCCGCGATGCGTACCGTAGCTGGGGCCTCGCGGGCCCCGGAACGGGAGGAGCCGTCATGTGGTTCGAACGACGCAGCCGGGCGTGGAGCGGGAGCGTGCCGTCCTTCGTCGCTGGGGCGGCCGTGGGCGTGCTCGCGGCGGCGCTGCTCGACCCGCGGCGCGGCGCGGCCCGCCGCGCGCTGGTGCGGGACAAGGCCACGTCGGCCGCGCGCCAGGCGAGGCGGGAGGCGGAGCGGCGCGCGCGGGACGCGGCCAACCGGGCGCGCGGGAAGCGCCACGAGCTCGCGCACGCGGGCGAGCGCGTGCCGGACGACATCCTGGTCGAGCGGGTGCGCGCGCACATGGGACGTCCGGTGCGGCACGCCCGGTCGATCCAGGTGCACGCGGAGGACGGGATCGTGACGCTCGCCGGCCCGATCCTCCGGGACGAGGTGGAGGGCCTGCTCGCTGCCGTCGGGCAGGTGCGCGGCGTCCGCCGGATCGACAACCGGCTGGAGGTGCACGACGCGCCGGGGCGCCACCCCGGCCTGCAGCGCTAGGCGAGCGGCGCCCGGATGGGTGCCGCGCTGGCGCTTCGCACCGGCGCGGTCCTCCGCTATGACCTCGCTCGCATGATCACGGTCGATCAGCTCGAGGCGCACCGGGCGGCGCTCACCGGCCACTGCTACCGCATGCTGGGCTCCGCCGCGGAGGCGGACGACGCGGTCCAGGAGACGCTGGTGCGCGCCTGGCGGAGCCTGGACCGCTTCGAGGGACGCTCGTCGCTCCGCACCTGGCTGTACCGGATCGCCACCCGGGTTTGCCTGGACGCGCTGGAGGACCGGGCGCGGCGGGCCCGCCCGATGGATCTCGGGCCGGCCGGGACGGTGGCGGACCCGCTGGAGGCGCTCCCCGGGGAGCGCTGGATCGAGCCCATCCCCGACGTGCAGGCGCTCCCGGCCGACGCCGATCCCGCCGAGCGCGCCCTCCTGCGGGAGAGCATCCGGCTCGCGTTCGTGGCCGCGCTCCAGCAGCTGCCGCCGCGGCAGCGGGCTGCGCTGCTGCTGGCCGACGTGCTGGGCTGGTCGGCCGCCGAGATCGCCGGCGACCTCGACACCTCGGTGGCGGCCGTGAACAGCATGCTCCAGCGGGCCCGCGCGACGCTGCCGGCGCGGGATCCCTCCGGCCCGGGCGCCGCGCTGTCGCAGGCCGAGGCCGCGCTGCTCGAGCGCTACGTGGAGGCGTTCGAGCGCTTCGACGTGGCGGCGCTCACCGCGACGCTGCGCGAGGACGCGTGCTTCTCCATGCCGCCGTTCTCGCTCTGGCTGCGGGGCCGCGACGCGGTGGCGGCGTGGCTCACCGGGCCCGGCGCCGAGTGCCGCGGCTCGCGCCTGGTGCCCACCGCCGCGAGCGGCCTGCCCGCGTTCGCGCAGTACCGGTCCGCCGGCCCCGGCCTCCACCGCCCGTGGGCGCTCCTCGTGCTGGAGCCGTCGCCCGGCGGGATCGCCGGCTGGACCGCGTTCCTCGACACGGCCACGCTGTTCCCGCGCTTCGGCCTGCCGGCCGAGCTCGGTTCCTAGCGATCAGGCAGGCCCGGCGGCCCACAGATCCGCCTCGGGCTCCCCCGGCCGCCCCGCGGCCTGCCGCCCGAAGGCGGCCGCCTCCAGCGTCTCGGCCAGCAGCCCCGGCTCGACCGCGTGCGCCTGCCCCGGGAGCTCCAGGTGGCGCGCCCCGGGGATCGCCGCGGCCGCGGCGCGGGCCGCGCGGGCGAGCGCCGGGGCGGTCCTCCCGCCGTTCATCAGCAGCACCGGCACCCGCAGCGCCGAGAGTCGCGCCGCCGGGACGGCCCAGTCCCCCATGATCGCCGCGTCGTACGGGAGCGTGTGCGCCACCGCCTCCAGCTTCCGCCACATCGGGAGCAGCCGCATCACCCAGACCGCCATCGCCGGCACGCCGACCATGCGGCGCATGAAGTACCGGACCATCGCCCCGGCGAGCAGGCGCCGGAGCTGCGCGTCGTGGCCCGCGCGCCCGTGCGCGCCGGTCTCGTCGTCCACCCAGGGCGGCTCGTAGGCCGCGACCTCGGTCAGCCCGACGCCGCCCGCGGCCGCCTCCAGCGCGAGCGCCGCGCCGGACGAGAAGCCGAGCGCCGCCGCCGCCCCGCCGGCCGCCTCGACCAGCGCCGCCAGGTCCTCCACCTCTCGCGCCACCGCGTACGGCGCCGTGTCCCCGCTCCCGCCGCGTCCGCGCCGATCGTACGCGATGACCGTGAAGCGCCGCGCCAGGAGCGGCGCGAGCTGCGGCACGGGGCCGAACGTCCGGCTGCACAGCGCCCCGTCCACCACGATGAGCGCGGGGCCGGCGCCGTGCCGCTCGAACGCGATGGGGGTCCCGTCCCTGGAGATCACCCGGTCCATCAGGCCTCCTCCTCCGCCGCGCGGGCGCGCCCGCGCAGCAGCGCAGCGAGCAGCCGCCGGTCGCGCAGCACCAGGCCGCCCCAGATCAGCGCGCCGACGTAGGTGGGGAACAGCACGTGGCTGAAGAGCGGGTTCCCCACCCGCACGTGCGTGGCGACCGCGCCGCCCAGGTAGCCGGTGAGCAGGATGGCCCCCAGCGCCGCCGTGCGCGGGATGGCGTACAGCACCACGCAGGCGAGCAGCGTCGCGCCGATCCCGACCACCGTGTCGAGCGGGTAGCCGAGCTGCTGCGAGCCCTCCAGGACCGGCGCCGCCCGCATCAGCTTCCCGAGCGCGTCGAAGGCGAGGAACGCGATGGCGAGGCCGCTCAGCACGCGCCCCGTCCACAGCGCCGTCCTCGAGGTCGCGCCCGCCGGCGCCCGGTCCACGCCCGCCGCGCTCCGCCCACCGATGTCCGTCGTCAGCTCCATGTCGTGCTCCTTGTCCGTCGAGGTCCGGGCTCGCACCCGGGGGTTTGGTGGCGGCGTCCATCCCGCCGGCTCATCCGGCGACGATCGGCGCCACGCTGGATCGACACCGTCCGGAGGGAGATCTCATCGCGGCGTGAGCGAGACCGTGCGCGGTCGGTCCTCCACGGGCCGTAAATCTTCGATTCGACTGCCACGCAGGGTGCACGCCGCGCGGGGCGTCGCCCCCGCGCTCCCCGAGTCGGCACCTTGACGCCGGGACGATCGCGCCTCAGGCGCGATCGGGGAGGCGGCCATGGGACGCGCGAGCTGGCGGGCGGCGTGGGTCGTCGTCGGGGTGGTGGCGTGGCTGGGCTGCGGCTCGAGCGGCGGCGGGAAGCGGGAGACGTGCACTCCGGCGGACTGCGCCGCGGCGGGCGCGTCGTGCGGGCAGGTGAGCGACGGCTGCGGCGGCTTCCTCCAGTGCGGCGGGTGCCCCGACGGCCAGACCTGCGGCGGCGGCGGCACGGCGAACGCCTGCGGGGCGCCCGCGTGCCACCCGGCCACCTGCCAGTCGCTCGGGAAGAGCTGCGGCCAGGTGGACGACGGCTGCGGCGGCAAGCTGGACTGCGGGAGCTGCCCCCAGGGCCAGACCTGCGGCGGCGGCGGCACTCAGAACGTGTGCGGGACGCCGTCGGCGGGCTGCACCCGCACCACCTGCGCGAACGAGGGCAAGACCTGCGGCACGATCCCGGATGGCTGCGGCGGCACGCTCGACTGCGGCGCCTGTGGCAGCGGGAAGGTCTGCACCACCTCGAACACCTGCGGCCCGGCGCCCTGCACGCCGACGACCTGCGCCGCCCAGGGGAAGGACTGCGGCCGCATCGACGACGCCTGCGGCGGCACGCTCGACTGCGGCGCCTGCCCCGAGGGCCAGACGTGCGGCGGCGGCGGCAACCAGAACGTCTGCGCCGCGCCCGCGCCGGCCCCGCAGGTGCGCTGGTACGCGACCGTGAGCACCCCCGGACCCGACGCGTACGTCGCGGTCGGCGTGGACGAGCAGGGGTCGCGCGTCCTGCTCTCCACCACCATCGACGAGGCCGGCCCGGGGGGCGGCACGCTGCAGCTCGAGAAGCGGGACCACGACGGCAAGGTGGTGTGGTCGAAGCGCTTCACGTACGCCGGCTGGCCGGTGTTCCGGATGGCGGTCACCCGGCTCGGGAACGTCCTGCTCGCGATCGATCCGCAGTGCTGGGGCGACTGCACCGGGCGCCCGGGGCTCGACCTGGGCGGTGGCGCCATCGTGGACTCCGCGCTGGTGAAGCTGGGGCCGGACGGCCGGTGGGTGTGGACGGTGTCGCTGGCCGGGTCGAGCCTGGGCCAGCTCGCCACCGACGACTCGGGATCGGCGCTCATGTTCCGCTCCCCGCGCCAGACCTACGCGCCGGTGATCGAGAAGTACTCCTGGGAGGG from Anaeromyxobacter dehalogenans 2CP-C includes:
- a CDS encoding sigma-70 family RNA polymerase sigma factor — translated: MITVDQLEAHRAALTGHCYRMLGSAAEADDAVQETLVRAWRSLDRFEGRSSLRTWLYRIATRVCLDALEDRARRARPMDLGPAGTVADPLEALPGERWIEPIPDVQALPADADPAERALLRESIRLAFVAALQQLPPRQRAALLLADVLGWSAAEIAGDLDTSVAAVNSMLQRARATLPARDPSGPGAALSQAEAALLERYVEAFERFDVAALTATLREDACFSMPPFSLWLRGRDAVAAWLTGPGAECRGSRLVPTAASGLPAFAQYRSAGPGLHRPWALLVLEPSPGGIAGWTAFLDTATLFPRFGLPAELGS
- a CDS encoding DoxX family protein, with amino-acid sequence MELTTDIGGRSAAGVDRAPAGATSRTALWTGRVLSGLAIAFLAFDALGKLMRAAPVLEGSQQLGYPLDTVVGIGATLLACVVLYAIPRTAALGAILLTGYLGGAVATHVRVGNPLFSHVLFPTYVGALIWGGLVLRDRRLLAALLRGRARAAEEEA
- a CDS encoding carbohydrate ABC transporter permease gives rise to the protein MIRTQTTLATRVGRWTIVAGFAVLLAFPFYWMAITSFKQTSDLYDVEHNPFIFNAAPTLDHLRFLFEETLFLRWFWNTTLAGAAVVVITLLLAVPAAYALARLTGTAGQQLGIGIFLTYLIPPTLLFIPMSRVVADLGLQDTLWAIIVTYPTFTVPFSIWLLMGFFKAIPKDLEEAALVDGLTRFGAFVRLVIPISVSGILTVVIFSFTLVTQEFVYALTFISSAEHQTVSVGVPIYLVRGDVYYWGSLMAACLLASLPIAIVYNVFLDRFIAGFTVGAVK
- a CDS encoding BON domain-containing protein, which codes for MWFERRSRAWSGSVPSFVAGAAVGVLAAALLDPRRGAARRALVRDKATSAARQARREAERRARDAANRARGKRHELAHAGERVPDDILVERVRAHMGRPVRHARSIQVHAEDGIVTLAGPILRDEVEGLLAAVGQVRGVRRIDNRLEVHDAPGRHPGLQR
- a CDS encoding carbohydrate ABC transporter permease; the protein is MTPADAARRPAAKALRDVPRRRGPSSATWLGVAMFSPAVIYILALVGLPLVLAFLYSVSDVTVGSEGWRFVGLDNFRSVMRSPAFRRSLLDSFVFTISTQVIVLVCATALSLALKERFRGRAAVRFLILLPWVAPISLGAIGWKWLLDSIYSVVSWVLARLHLVNAFDPPMWLGEPTLAMGSVIAVHSWRMIPFATVIMLAGLTSIPKEIPEAAAVDGAGFWRTHFEITLPMMRPIINVAVLFGVVFTFTDMTVVYILTRGGPYDTTQVLPSLAFFTGVLGSDLAEGAAISVFLVPILVAVAFLMLRVAHRAEVT
- a CDS encoding alpha/beta fold hydrolase, whose protein sequence is MDRVISRDGTPIAFERHGAGPALIVVDGALCSRTFGPVPQLAPLLARRFTVIAYDRRGRGGSGDTAPYAVAREVEDLAALVEAAGGAAAALGFSSGAALALEAAAGGVGLTEVAAYEPPWVDDETGAHGRAGHDAQLRRLLAGAMVRYFMRRMVGVPAMAVWVMRLLPMWRKLEAVAHTLPYDAAIMGDWAVPAARLSALRVPVLLMNGGRTAPALARAARAAAAAIPGARHLELPGQAHAVEPGLLAETLEAAAFGRQAAGRPGEPEADLWAAGPA